One Argentina anserina chromosome 6, drPotAnse1.1, whole genome shotgun sequence genomic window, TGGGGCAGTATTTTCTAAGCAGGACTTCAAACGGGCCGGTGGCCCTCCTTTTTTGTTGGCGCAGGACCAGTGGACCACCGACAGGCACGGCGAAAAGCTGGCGGGTTGGGAGCATAAACAATGGATCTCCAACCTTTGTTATGAATTTTAAGGCCAGTCAGGATATCTTCAGTAATAAGAGGAAATTGTATGTACTCAGAAGACTAATAAGATGTGATATTATGACTAAATAATAATATGAAACTAGGGGcgtccttttctttttcgaattattttaatattgatATGTAATCGATTTAAATGTATTAGTTTCAACCATCAGCTTTAACCTTGCAATAGGTTTTTATATTGGTTATATTCCAACACTGAAAGGAATCTCCCTACCAAATTCTCCATTCTGGGAATTTTTGGTTGATACTGTCCCTATCAATGTAGCAAGATTATGAATAAATGTAGCAAGCTGATAAAACTCAAATaccaattttgaaaaaaaataaaataaaacaaaaaaaaaatcaaaattcaagTACCACTTGAACAGAAGATATAATAAGACAATTCAAACTAATTCAAATCTTTTTGCCCCAATGTGTGCCATACTCATATCCAACAACAGCAACTTTGTGTGCAGCATCTGATTTGGTAAATTCCTTTCCAAACATATCTTCATCTGCTGATTCACCTATCAAAGAAAACTCGAAAAATAAGACTTGTTACATAATATGTTTATTAAGACAATCACCTCAATAAATTCTAAATATACAGATGGATAaatttttgtgtttcttttttccaTTACCGTTTGTCGTGCTTTTTTGATATGTTTCTCCAATATTCACATAATTGGCTGACAGACCATAGATGACTTTTCGTGTATGAACACATCCTGTTCCGGAGTAAAAAGGTCCCTGAATGCCTGAAAATCCTTGTCCTACATACTAATCAATATAAGAGAGGGATATATTAATTAGTTGGACTATAGAAGACAGGTTTTTCAGTGCCAACAAAACTCGTAGGAAAAACTGCCAGCTAGTGACTGATTATATTAGTGATGAATGTGATTAGTGACAAAAGGATTAGTTGCCAAAACCTAGATGTACATGATGCATGTTACTGTCGGAAGACCCCTAGTCCCCTACAGACAGCAGCTGCCCCAGCTAGACATATTAGCAAAACAACTACGTCTTCAAGAAAGGCTCATCAGCAGGTATACTCATCTGTAACAAAGGACTTGTTACTAAAGTCCTGTCTCTATATCACACCAGGAAAAAAGAGGAGTTACTGAGAGTACGCACCTTCCACCATACTATCATCTGATTTCCAAAAGGGTCATCCTTTAGACCGTTACAGAAGACTTGAGGACACTGAACAAatgcattttcattttcattctttgatCCAAGTAGCATACACAGTGCATGAAGAAGGATGTTTGGGCTGTTGACAAACATGTCACAACGTTCATCATGTATGGAGCATTAGTCATCAACCAAGAGACTCTAGTCTGCATATTATTTGATTCAATTGTAAGTTGATTAGTTAGTTAATAGAAAGAGTGGTATGAAACAAATTAATTCACACCAGAACATTCATGGCCCCAGCTTTGGCATGATGTGGATGCTTTGGCCCGGATACATAAACTACATGAGGCACTGATCGATTCGAACGTGCTTCTCTGTTCTCCCAGACAACCTTCAAAATAAAAGGTATAGAGCTTAGGGATAACTCACCTGTAATACTAGCTAATTATTTTTGAATGAGATGACTCATTTAGCATTGCTTCTACAATTTCCAAAAGTGCTTTTCAACAAATAGATAGTATGTTTGGAAAATATTCAAAGGTGTTTTCTCAGTAGTATTTCAAGTACTTGTACAGAAAGGCACTAAattataattgaaaaaaaatcaacttctaaGAGAGCGCTTCAAATAAATAGCAATATCCAGGCGAAGAACCATTTTACTATTACTCCCTTCATACTGTAAGTGCTTTCATAGCACCAACTTCAAAGTAATATCTGTAAGTCAATACAAATCAGTAAATTTTAAGACTGAAATCTATGCTGCAAGCTAGTTATTTTCTGTACCTTGATTATTGTTGGATGATTATTACGTTGTACATTTTAGAAAACTGAAAAGTCGCAATGGAACATATCAGATGGATTGATAGAATTGTGCAGTTGTGCACAGCATCCTCGATTTTGCTGCTAAGTTGCTAATACTTATcctacaaaacatgtggacaAACAAGTTCATTTGTCATCAGGACTCAAATCTTATTTAATCTATAGAACTGAATCAAGCGGGCTTGAAGTAACAGCTACACTAGTAAGACCAAACATTGAAATGACTGGAATCACTTAATGGACTCCAACCATTATTTATCACCTGCATTCTCTTCCATTCTTATTGAgctattattattttcaaaaagCGCAGAATTATTGGTGATGCATCGAAAAGGAGCTCTAACTTGAACGTTGTACTTTTTGCAAAAGGGAACCCGAATCTTAGCAAGCTTTGATGCTTCCACAAGTGAGTACAAGGTGATAGGAGAACAGCCATCGTCAGAAACATAGCATGCTAGTTTATTTGTTGGATAATCAACTGCCAACAGAGACAGAATAGTGTTTACTGTAATGATGGGTGGTTCAAGCTCTGGGTTTGCTGTGATCACAAACAAGTCTACAGCTGGAAGCTCACCCTTAGGCACCCTAACAAGTTTTGACAGCAAATTAAAATTTCGCATGGAAGTAACAACGTTTTTTTATTGAAACACAACGAATGAGCTGTTGAAGGGATGTAGCTCTAAAAGGGAAAAGATAAGATGCCTCTGTTGTAACTTATAAGTGATACGGTTTCAAGAGGCGTTCGACATACGGCTTATGGTCAACAATATTCCACTTATTGCCGATGGTTATAATCCAACTGAAGGTAAACCAGAGCTCGCAGAGGAGTCAAATGTACCAGGATAAACCATGGTTATTGAAAGAGAGGAGACGAAAAACAAGGAGTGAATGGAGGAGGATTAGGATTATAAACTCCATGACTTCATGCAGTGTGTTTCTGTGTTCAACCTTCTCATAGAGAGgaagataatttttttttttggcaaaagAGAGGAAGATAATTTGAGTTGGCCATAGCTTATGTAAGTATCTGAGAGTTGTCCTAAAAATTTATTCTGCACATACATATTTATAGCAGTCTAGCTAGGCAGTTGGTGATGTGGTGTGGGTTTTCTAATGATACGATGATGCAAGCATATCCAATGTGGAAGGACATACTAAACCAATATaactatgaaaaaaaatttgcatTTGAAAATGACCGATGTAATCACAGAGAGGGTAAGCAGCATTTTATATGGGCAGCGCATGCACCTTGCATATAAAAGTACCCAGTGAAGTCCATACAGGAAGAAGGTGCATAACCAGGATAGTGTACGATGGCCGATATATCACTTCATCAtccaaataaaatatatataatataataactATATCAAGATAAAAATGTCAGATCCATTTTTAGGCGTAATTGCTCACATAATGTTCTAAGATTTGTAACTAAAACCTATTGAACTAGCCATATATCTTGAAAAAGTATATTGCTACCGTAAATACGAGAAAAAGATTCCTGCCTTCGTGAGGTATGCTTTAAACCACATCTCAAGAACAGAACAAATCACATAAAATGTGAACTATTGAATAGGTAATCCAATTGTTTGGCGAAACGGAACACTATATATGCATAACCAAAAGAACTCCTGGATGACTAACACAACCAAATTCAAACACACCCATCAAGAAAGAGACAAAACCTTTTGTACAAAACATGCATGATTTGAGAACATTGTGCAATACTTATAAAACACTAATCTGATTAATACTTTGGAGCGCTCAACTCAAATACGTTTTTCATTATATTTCAAATGGCATGCAAAGTTAAATGGTCAAGTGGAGAACATAACAAGACGTCAGCAGTGACTGCTATTGTGATAGAGCAAACCTTTAAGCTGTTTGTTTGCTTCTACTTTGCGACGAACATAAAATAACCAAAATGTTGGAATGATATTCGATACAAGTCTTGACTGACCCAACTGGAAGATGGAATTATCTTTACCCTTATTTTTCAAACAGAACAAACAGAGAATCTAaccaagaaataaataaagaaccAATGTGTCATTCAAATGAAACTACTATTGAAAGGGATGACTCCCTGCAGTATATTAAAACTTTGGCCTTTTAGCCATAGCCAAATTGATCGTATGTAGCACGATTGTATATTAATGAAGATAAAAAGTATAAACTAAACCTACCAATTAATTGTCAAAGTGGGTTTCTAATTTTAGACTGTCAACTTATTAAAGTTGTACAAGTATACTAGAAGGACACCAGTATGTCTACATAGATATTCTTCTTTAGTTCAATTCTTTGGACTGGAAGGACTATTATTGAGGGAGGTtaacaactctctctctctctctctctctctctctctctctctctctctctcccaatcACTGATGGCCTAATAAGAAAGATTGATTTCTTTCATATATAAAGGAAAGGCTAAAATaagttttgagtttctttacatgcCAACTTTTACAAGCATTGATTAATATCCTGGGAGGTTTTGTATCAAGTATAAAGCTAACTTGGCTTAATGCTAAAAGAGTAATAACCAATAGTGTTAATGACTCTTTAGTTTACCAAATACTCATTCTacgtataaaaaaaatgaaaaaaacaaCAGCAACAAACTATTCTAGGCTTCCAGCGTAGTCTCCTCTCCCTACTGCCAAAAAAAGTGTACATTCTAATTCTAAACAAGAGTTGGTCATAAACCATACCGGTGGGTTTTTTTTATGACGTCCACATAATCTGATCAACTTCTGGACGTAATGTACGGTATCAATCTGAGTTCTGTCATTCTATAGTAGCTAACATCAAATTCTAAAGAAAAATAGCTGTCATTGTCATTCGCCATTGCAGAAATTAAGTGGCACAAATTCTACCTTACATCAATCATACTATAGGCTGGACTTTTCTGAATTCCAGCATGTACCATTTCTTTCCTCACAGCAGCAGCATGATCCCACCTCTCATTCCCAGCATTAATGTTTGACAGAACCAAGTATCGTCCACAATGATGTGGCTGCAACTCGATCAATCTTTTCCCAACTTCATTTCCCAGCTCAGCGGTCCCATGAATCTTACAAGAACCCAAAAGAGCCCCCAACACAGAAGCATCAGGCTCAAAAGGCAAGCTCTTTAAAAGTTCAGCTGCCTCCTTAAAATGCCCTGCTCTGCCCAGGAGATCAATCACACAACCATAGTGTTCCATTACCGGTTCAACCCCAAAGTCCTTGGACATTGATTTAAACAAATCCAAACCACACTTCACCAAATCCCCACGGGCACAAGCTGTGAGAATCGCAACAAATGTAACCACATTGGGCCGCAACCTCTTTTCCACCTTCATTTCCTCAAACAACTCCAAAGCCTCCTTCTCCCACCCATTCAAAGAAAACACCGAGATCATTGCATTCCATGTACAAACCTCTTTAACCTCCATTTTCTCAAAAACATTCCAAGCACTTCTCAAACAACCTGACTTCCCATAAAGATCCACCAACGCCGTCCCCATAAACACACTCAACTGACTCTCCTTCCTAACAACATACCCATGAACTTGCTTTCCCCAATACAAAGACCCCCACCCTTCCAAATTAGCACAAGAAGAAATCACACTAACATAAGTAGCTTCATTGGGCTTCACCAAACCACTCCTCACATCCTCACTCACCATCATCCTCttgaaaaaccaaaccccCTCACCAAACCACCCATTCCTCCCAAACCCACTAATCACACTCGTCCACGTAACCACATCCCTCTCCAccatcctctcaaatatcGAAACCGCACCAGCCATGTCCCCATTCCTCCCCAACACATCAAGCATCGCATTACACGCAACCACACACGGCTCAGtcatttcatcaaacaccttACGTGCATCCCAAGCTTCCTTAAACCTACCATACAAGCTCACAAACGCCGTCTGCACAAACGGGTCCCCCCAAACGCCGCGCTTCACAGCTTGCCCGTGGAGGGCTCCACCGGAGCACCGCAACCAGCCACCGGCGGCTTTGACGACCGGAGGAAAAGTGTGGCTGTTGGGTTGTGCTGAAAGGGACAACATTTGGGTAAAGAGCAAAAGGGTCTTGTGGGGTTCGCCGGAATCGAGGTGGGCTCTGATCAGATTGTTGTAAAGAAGAGTCCTCTTCCATTTTGGGGAATTAGGGTTTGGGTTAGGGAGGAGATGACCGTTGGTGATTAGGCGGGAATGGATTTGTTTGACTTGGATTGGGTTTTTCAGGAAGCTTTGGAGTAGCTGAAGCAAAGACTCAGCTGACTGTACCATAAAGACCAATTCTTTGAAACTAAAAATCGAATCTTTATACAAAATCAAAAAGCCCTAATTTTGTATACAAATCCCTAATTTTACAGTGACAAAACGGCGTCGTTTTAGTGGCCTTTTCGGCGTTTATAAACCCCCAGTTTGGTGGGTAAGGGCCACAGTGAAGAATGCTAGCTGGGGCTGGGTTTGCTGTCAATTTGAGATCTTTATTAGCTTCCAAAGCCTTCTCCAATTCTCAGTCGACTTTCTCACTCTCTTCTTCACTTTCTCGGGTTTCTGTTCGCGCCATGGCTGCATCTGCTGGGCCGTTTAAGAAAGTCCAAATCCAGAGAGATGATActgtgagtttttttttcttgggttTTCTGTATTTGAAATTATGGGAGTTGGAGATTGATTGGTTTTTCAGTGAAGTTTCAAGCTTTTAGGGTGGAATTGAATTGAGTTTGTGTCATTTCTTGGATTTGTATGTGTTGATTTGGTGAATCAGCTCTTGCGAAGCTTGCCTCTTATCTATGGTTGAGCCAATGCTGGCTGTAAACCTTACCTTTTGTTCATGCTATCTAGTTTAGTTATTTAGTTAGTATGATATATATGTCTTATCAGTTTTTGATTCACAATTTAAGCTTTTTAATCAATGTTGTCTCACTAGCGTTTTGATAATATTGTATAATGTGATGTGATTATGCAAAAGCTTTTGGGTAATCTTGAGACTTGCGAGATTGTATTTGTTGAACATTTCAGTCTTTGGCTGCTACTAAACTGTGtatcatttttgtttctttctattCTTTTATTATGTTGTCAGGCATTTGATGCGTATGTTGTTTGCGAAGAAGATGCTCCGGGAATTGTTGTACTTCAGGAGTGGTGGGGTGTAGATTTTGAGATTAAGAACCATGCTGTCAAAATCTCTGAACTTGCCCTGGATTCAAGGCACTTATCCCTGAGTAAGTTCGTTGAAGTCTAGTTTCATTGAAGGTTGTGAGCCTGTCGGTTTTACTATGTACTGCGTTTGATTACTGACCGTCTTCTTGCTTTGTTGTTCCAGCTTGTATCGGGGAAAGGTTGGTTTGGATGTTGCTGAAGCACAACATTTGATGGATGGTCTCGATTGGCAAGGTGCTGTAAAAGATATCCAAGCTTCAGTTAATTGGCTGAAATCAAATGGTTCAAAGAAGGTGCGTCGGATTTTACTTTTTGTTGTAACTAAAAGTGAGTTTGCTAGAAACTACAATTTTGGCTGGTTTTGTGTAATGATGCATGTATCTCGACTTGTGATACAACTTGTATTGAAAAAATTCGGAAGACATGGGAGAGGAAGAAGTTAACATTTACATGAAACAGTGGAAGATATGTAAACTTGTCCATATAACAAAACAAGGAGAAACGTGAAACATATATTCAATAGTTTTTGGCTTTTACAGTTTCGTTCTTAGAGAAACCACTTTCTAAAGATTCAGTGTACTATAGACCAAATACTGGATCAATGAAGGGAAATCTAAACTATTGTCAGGCTCAGacaataaattatttttgtaCCTTTCTTTCCTAAAAGGGGATTAGGTTTGTGCTTGGATGTGTAAATTTGAGTTGTACATTAAACCAATCTCATGAATGCATAGTAAGTCTACAACTGTTTTGGcgtcaagaaaaaaaaagtttacaACTGTTTCTACATCAAGGAATCTTGCAAACATTCCGACAGAGCACAATATATTTCATCAATTTCTGTGATGTTACTGGTCCTTCTACGCCATTGTAATTGCTAAACACACCTGTTTGCTCATCAAAATAGGTTGGTGTTACTGGATTTTGCATGGGAGGCGCTCTCTCAATTGCAAGTTCTGTTTTAGTCCCTGAGGTAGATGCTGTCGTTGCATTCTATGGATTACCATCATCAGATCTTGCTGATCCTGCTCAAGCTAAGGCTCCTATTCAGGCTCATTTTGGAGAGCTTGATGGTTTTGTTGGCTTTTCAGATGTGACGGTAAGTGCTTTTCTATTTGTatcttcatcttttttgtTGGCTCTTCTAATTGTATCTTTTTAAGTTCCTTAAATTATGGATACTTTAATCTATTGGTTGTTAATCTAGGCTCAATTTGTTGAGCACCTTGGTTGTGATGTTAAAAAATGCTCATTTAATAGTATAGTTGAAATATAACATGTAAACCACTCATCTGGAACCAAAACAATTATGAAGAAGTGAAGTGGGAATATAAGAATCTCAAGTTGCGATTCATATGTAAATCTGAAATGGCAATATTGGGTTAattgttttaaattttcatttggGAACAGTAATTTGCCTTCCAAATCTGTTTTGTGCATGCGCAAGCATCCTACATTTCATAGGTTGCCTAGTTCTATTTACTGGAACTGTACCACTTAAGTTAAAAGGAactatattttcaaattgtttTCCTCTTTACTACCTTCCTGTTAAATTACTCTCAAGCTGCACTCAAACTATTATGGGATGAGCCATAAGTAGGAGTACTTGAAAATTGGAAATGTGGGGTAGTTCTGAGGGTTCAGTCCTTGTATACACTCCTAGACATCATCCTTCTTTGAAAGTTAAATATTGAATACTGGCTGCTGAAACATAATAGCTGATGTGACGGCAGTAGTGATTACTTTTAGAGTACATActtgaagaaataaaaatgtcTCGTCATATCACTGGATTTTGATTTTCAGGCTGCCGAGTCTTTGGAGGAGAAGCTGAAAGCATCAGGaattccatatgaggtgcacCTGTATCCGGGCAATGCCCATGCTTTCATGAATAGGTCTGAAGACGGTGTGAAGCGCAGGAAAGGCATGGGAATGCCTGATGAGGATGAAGCTGCAGTCCAGCTCGCTTGGTCTCGCTTCCAGTCATGGATGACCCGCCATTTGTCTGCTGAAGCATAGTAGTGTTATGCACCCGGTCGTATGCTACTCAGCAATTTCTACTTAGTACCCATCCGTCTGTTGCGAGTGGGTGTTTTATTGAGACTCAAGGCCTTTAAGGATTGAAGTTGTGTGCTTGTAATTACCCTACTCTTTTGTTTGCCTAGCAATACTATCGTAGTACTTTGATTCTATCTTCTCTCCACGAGCAATCTACTCCTTTTTCCATGATTCTAGATTGTTGGCTCAATGATGCCCAAAGTTTGGCAATTCGGTTCACGGAAGTGAAAGGAAATCAATTCTTTGCATTTTCTGTGGGCATGTGAACCACTTGCCTCCTAATTTTCCTTACCTTTAGAAAACTATTATCCTTTCCGGTTCATTTCCAATTTCAGAAAAAACTGGAAATGTATCAACTTCCTTTCCCAGCACTGATTTCGCAACCAAGCATGACCTTAAGAGTCTCCAGGAGCCGACTGATAGATGATTCGAATAAATGCATGTGAAGTTGATGAAGATGTTGTCATCGAAAAAAGTTGATGAAGATGTTGAATAATGGAGAATCACTGTTTAACTAATCCCTTGGACTGCAAATGTATATATACCAATACTGGAACTATTTAGTTGTATACAAATTCACATTATATCATCCA contains:
- the LOC126799343 gene encoding LOW QUALITY PROTEIN: uncharacterized protein LOC126799343 (The sequence of the model RefSeq protein was modified relative to this genomic sequence to represent the inferred CDS: inserted 1 base in 1 codon), which produces MLAGAGFAVNLRSLLASKAFSNSQSTFSLSSSLSRVSVRAMAASAGPFKKVQIQRDDTAFDAYVVCEEDAPGIVVLQEWWGVDFEIKNHAVKISELXPGFKALIPDLYRGKVGLDVAEAQHLMDGLDWQGAVKDIQASVNWLKSNGSKKVGVTGFCMGGALSIASSVLVPEVDAVVAFYGLPSSDLADPAQAKAPIQAHFGELDGFVGFSDVTAAESLEEKLKASGIPYEVHLYPGNAHAFMNRSEDGVKRRKGMGMPDEDEAAVQLAWSRFQSWMTRHLSAEA
- the LOC126797856 gene encoding putative pentatricopeptide repeat-containing protein At1g10330; translated protein: MVQSAESLLQLLQSFLKNPIQVKQIHSRLITNGHLLPNPNPNSPKWKRTLLYNNLIRAHLDSGEPHKTLLLFTQMLSLSAQPNSHTFPPVVKAAGGWLRCSGGALHGQAVKRGVWGDPFVQTAFVSLYGRFKEAWDARKVFDEMTEPCVVACNAMLDVLGRNGDMAGAVSIFERMVERDVVTWTSVISGFGRNGWFGEGVWFFKRMMVSEDVRSGLVKPNEATYVSVISSCANLEGWGSLYWGKQVHGYVVRKESQLSVFMGTALVDLYGKSGCLRSAWNVFEKMEVKEVCTWNAMISVFSLNGWEKEALELFEEMKVEKRLRPNVVTFVAILTACARGDLVKCGLDLFKSMSKDFGVEPVMEHYGCVIDLLGRAGHFKEAAELLKSLPFEPDASVLGALLGSCKIHGTAELGNEVGKRLIELQPHHCGRYLVLSNINAGNERWDHAAAVRKEMVHAGIQKSPAYSMIDVR